A stretch of Lactiplantibacillus brownii DNA encodes these proteins:
- the dapF gene encoding diaminopimelate epimerase: MAVKMIKVHGSGNDFYLLDQTQFPEPLTDKGLKQLAINICKRDGAGLYEGADGVLVVDKSEHAHVLGRMRVINADGTEASMCGNGLRTVARYLGTQNDTDNFRVETMYADLKVQAVADFAKNVPAYSVEISPVSFEAKTLGMHANHDAQTIINEPIPALSNELKFSAVSVPNPHLISFVDHATLVGPELGRIGEWLNDGKNSIFPDGVNVSFVEVLGKNSIFVRTFERGVGFTNACGTAMSASSLMYVLLHQESTDFNQEIHVTNPGGMVKTVVHQGADEEYWMELIGNATFVKIVSLPLDDALAADFTQATVTVTGEQTAYESFVETLKTA, translated from the coding sequence ATGGCAGTGAAAATGATCAAGGTGCATGGTTCCGGTAATGATTTTTATTTATTGGACCAAACGCAATTTCCAGAGCCGCTTACGGATAAGGGCTTAAAGCAGTTGGCAATTAATATTTGTAAGCGCGATGGAGCGGGCTTATACGAAGGGGCTGACGGCGTATTAGTCGTTGATAAGTCTGAACATGCTCACGTTTTAGGGCGGATGCGGGTCATTAACGCAGACGGCACTGAAGCAAGCATGTGTGGTAATGGGTTACGAACCGTTGCCCGTTATTTAGGCACCCAAAATGATACGGATAACTTCCGGGTCGAAACGATGTATGCCGACTTAAAAGTTCAAGCGGTCGCTGACTTTGCGAAAAATGTGCCCGCTTATAGTGTTGAAATCTCACCGGTTTCATTTGAGGCTAAAACGTTGGGGATGCATGCGAACCATGATGCCCAAACAATCATCAATGAACCAATCCCAGCACTTTCAAATGAACTGAAATTCTCTGCAGTTTCAGTTCCTAATCCGCACTTGATTAGCTTTGTTGATCATGCGACATTAGTTGGACCTGAATTGGGTCGTATTGGTGAATGGCTGAACGACGGCAAGAATTCAATTTTCCCAGACGGTGTGAACGTCAGCTTCGTCGAAGTTTTGGGTAAAAATTCGATCTTTGTCCGGACGTTTGAACGTGGTGTGGGCTTCACCAATGCTTGTGGGACCGCCATGTCTGCTTCCTCCTTGATGTATGTGTTATTACATCAAGAAAGTACGGACTTCAATCAAGAAATCCATGTGACTAATCCTGGTGGCATGGTCAAAACAGTGGTCCATCAAGGGGCTGACGAAGAATACTGGATGGAATTGATTGGTAATGCCACCTTTGTTAAAATCGTTAGTTTACCATTGGACGATGCTTTGGCAGCCGATTTCACGCAGGCCACAGTAACGGTCACTGGTGAACAAACCGCCTATGAAAGTTTTGTTGAAACGTTAAAAACTGCTTAA
- a CDS encoding 5'-methylthioadenosine/adenosylhomocysteine nucleosidase, translating into MKFGIICAMAEELKTLRDALQGEKVVPIKDITFYDGTIDNQEVVLVQSGIGKVQAGLTTALMITNFDVDVVINSGSAGGIGQGLAVGDVVVATATAYHDVDATAFGYEYGQLPQQPLYYETDANWVKQIVSAAAATGLQAKTGLIVSGDQFIAGKAATDKILAHFPKALSSEMEGAAIGQACHQFNTPYVVIRAMSDVGDEEAGVSFDEFILSAGKQSAAMLLALFQAQNK; encoded by the coding sequence ATGAAATTTGGCATTATTTGTGCAATGGCAGAAGAACTTAAAACATTACGTGACGCGCTACAAGGCGAAAAAGTGGTTCCCATCAAAGACATCACCTTTTACGATGGCACCATCGACAATCAAGAGGTCGTTTTGGTCCAATCTGGGATTGGTAAAGTCCAGGCAGGTTTGACGACGGCGTTAATGATTACCAATTTTGACGTCGATGTTGTGATCAATTCTGGTTCTGCTGGTGGGATTGGCCAAGGCTTAGCGGTCGGTGACGTCGTTGTTGCGACAGCTACCGCTTATCATGATGTTGATGCCACGGCCTTTGGCTATGAGTATGGGCAACTGCCACAGCAACCATTGTATTATGAAACGGATGCCAACTGGGTCAAACAAATCGTTAGTGCGGCCGCTGCGACGGGTTTACAGGCTAAAACTGGCCTGATTGTGTCTGGAGACCAATTTATTGCCGGCAAAGCTGCGACGGATAAAATTTTAGCCCATTTTCCCAAAGCACTTTCGAGTGAAATGGAAGGGGCTGCGATTGGTCAAGCTTGTCATCAGTTCAATACCCCGTATGTCGTGATTCGGGCGATGTCTGATGTGGGTGATGAAGAGGCTGGCGTCAGTTTTGATGAATTCATTTTGTCAGCTGGGAAACAATCTGCCGCGATGTTGTTGGCCCTATTCCAAGCACAGAACAAGTAA
- the mnmA gene encoding tRNA 2-thiouridine(34) synthase MnmA, producing MMKRLACSRRFLCYNEYYWTCTTFKSWILQNLLEMMVKSMTDHSNTRVVVGMSGGVDSSVVALLLKQQGYDVVGVFMKNWDDTDENGVCTATEDYKDVAKVADKVGIPYYSINFEKEYWDRVFTYFLDEYKKGRTPNPDVICNKEIKFKAFLDYAMDLGADYIATGHYARLSHDEDGTMHLLRGVDGNKDQTYFLSQLDSKTLSKVMFPLGDMIKPDVRKLALNAGLATAKKKDSVGICFIGEKNFKEFLGHYLPATPGKMMTFDGEIKGEHAGLMYYTIGQRRGLGIGGDGEDNEPWFVIGKDLKQNILYVGKGYHNPHLYATYLEASDLHFVTSEDLGNDFHVTAKFRYRQKDSGVTVHFNEAHTAVRVTFDDPVRAITPGQAVVFYRGEECLGSGMIDAAYNDERVLQYV from the coding sequence ATGATGAAACGCCTGGCTTGCAGCCGGCGTTTTCTTTGTTATAATGAGTATTACTGGACTTGTACGACCTTCAAATCGTGGATTCTCCAGAATCTTTTGGAAATGATGGTGAAAAGTATGACTGATCACAGTAACACGCGTGTCGTTGTCGGCATGAGTGGTGGTGTTGATTCATCCGTTGTGGCACTATTGCTGAAGCAGCAAGGCTATGACGTGGTGGGCGTCTTTATGAAGAATTGGGATGATACAGACGAAAATGGCGTCTGTACCGCGACCGAGGATTATAAAGATGTCGCCAAAGTGGCTGACAAAGTTGGGATTCCGTACTACTCAATTAATTTTGAGAAGGAATATTGGGATCGGGTCTTTACGTATTTCTTAGACGAATACAAAAAGGGCCGGACACCTAATCCGGATGTCATCTGTAATAAGGAAATTAAGTTTAAGGCCTTCTTAGACTATGCAATGGACTTGGGTGCGGACTACATTGCCACGGGACATTATGCACGGCTCTCACATGATGAGGACGGCACGATGCATTTATTGCGCGGTGTGGACGGCAACAAGGACCAAACTTATTTCTTGAGTCAGCTTGATTCTAAGACGCTTTCAAAGGTTATGTTCCCATTAGGTGACATGATCAAGCCAGACGTCCGGAAGTTAGCGTTGAACGCTGGCTTAGCGACGGCTAAGAAGAAGGACTCCGTGGGGATCTGCTTCATTGGCGAAAAGAACTTCAAGGAATTCTTAGGTCATTACTTACCAGCAACGCCTGGCAAAATGATGACTTTTGACGGCGAAATCAAGGGCGAGCATGCTGGCTTAATGTATTATACGATTGGTCAGCGTCGTGGTCTTGGTATCGGTGGTGATGGTGAGGATAACGAGCCATGGTTTGTGATTGGTAAGGACCTCAAGCAGAATATTCTGTACGTCGGCAAAGGGTATCACAATCCACACCTGTATGCGACTTATTTAGAGGCCTCCGATCTACATTTTGTCACTAGTGAAGATCTCGGTAATGATTTTCATGTGACGGCTAAGTTCCGGTATCGTCAAAAGGATTCTGGCGTGACGGTACACTTTAATGAAGCCCATACGGCTGTTCGTGTGACCTTTGATGATCCAGTGCGTGCCATTACGCCTGGACAAGCCGTTGTCTTTTACCGTGGCGAAGAGTGCCTTGGTTCTGGAATGATTGATGCCGCTTATAATGATGAGCGCGTTTTGCAGTACGTTTAA
- a CDS encoding NUDIX hydrolase: MDFEEKVQTRKTVFDGGLVQVERQQVTLPDQSHAIREIVHHQPAVAVLMVTPEREMLLVKQWRSATNGVTLEIPAGKVEAGETATAAAVRELNEETRLVADHLEAVASFYTSPGFTDEYMTLYVATGLHAVAHELPQDPDELLRLKKVALSTALAQVKAGELVDAKTVMAVWYWQSHPELGVTSHG; this comes from the coding sequence ATGGATTTTGAAGAAAAAGTGCAAACGCGTAAAACGGTTTTTGATGGCGGGCTGGTGCAAGTAGAACGGCAACAAGTGACATTACCAGATCAAAGCCACGCTATTCGTGAAATTGTGCATCATCAACCCGCAGTCGCGGTTTTAATGGTGACACCAGAGCGAGAAATGTTACTCGTTAAGCAGTGGCGTTCAGCAACGAACGGGGTGACTTTAGAGATCCCCGCTGGTAAGGTTGAAGCTGGCGAAACGGCAACTGCTGCTGCGGTCCGCGAGTTAAATGAAGAAACGCGGCTAGTGGCAGATCATTTGGAAGCTGTTGCCAGTTTTTATACGTCACCGGGCTTTACGGATGAATACATGACCCTGTACGTTGCCACCGGGTTACATGCCGTCGCTCATGAGCTGCCACAAGACCCCGATGAATTATTAAGGTTGAAAAAAGTGGCCTTGTCCACGGCACTCGCCCAAGTCAAAGCCGGCGAGTTAGTGGATGCTAAAACGGTCATGGCCGTGTGGTATTGGCAAAGTCATCCGGAGTTAGGGGTGACGTCCCATGGCTGA
- a CDS encoding potassium channel family protein — MKKSFAVFGLGRFGQSVVRTLVDAHQDVLAVDINEEPVNELMEVATQTLIADTRDEAVLRELNIDTFDYVIIGIGNNMEASILTTMLSKEQGAKKVIAKAETSDQGRVLERVGADQVIFPERDMGHSIVRKLLSNHILSFIDLSDEYTLAAIEITDPTFVDQNLIALNLRERFGLTVIAIKHNGKINVSPEPTDMMALHDVLTVVGPIKGVEGLDEALKK; from the coding sequence ATGAAAAAGAGTTTTGCAGTATTTGGATTAGGACGCTTTGGTCAATCGGTCGTTCGTACTTTGGTGGACGCTCATCAAGACGTTTTGGCAGTGGATATTAATGAGGAGCCAGTTAACGAATTAATGGAAGTGGCGACGCAAACGTTAATTGCCGATACGCGTGACGAAGCCGTTCTGCGGGAGCTGAATATCGATACCTTTGATTATGTCATCATTGGTATTGGGAACAATATGGAAGCCAGTATCTTGACCACGATGCTAAGTAAAGAGCAGGGTGCCAAGAAGGTGATTGCGAAGGCTGAAACGAGTGATCAAGGACGGGTGCTTGAGCGGGTCGGCGCAGATCAAGTTATTTTCCCTGAGCGTGATATGGGGCACAGTATTGTCCGCAAGTTGCTCTCAAATCATATTTTGAGCTTTATTGATCTGAGTGATGAATACACCTTGGCGGCAATCGAGATTACGGATCCGACCTTTGTGGATCAAAATCTCATTGCGTTGAATTTGCGTGAACGGTTTGGGTTAACGGTGATTGCGATTAAGCATAATGGTAAGATCAATGTTTCCCCGGAACCTACGGATATGATGGCACTACATGATGTTTTGACGGTCGTTGGTCCCATCAAAGGGGTCGAGGGCTTAGATGAAGCCTTGAAAAAGTAA
- a CDS encoding DivIVA domain-containing protein: MVLSPDDIHNKEFSTKLRGYNIDEVNDFLEQIIKDYQITLKQNKDLQERLDASEGKLKYFNELKDSLNQSILVAQEAADKVKTNSKKEADIITREAQKQASDIVSEATDKSNQMIDEASQKAKRLSVETDDLKKQTRVFRQRLQVMLESQLEVVKSKDWDQLLSETDTSSYSEIQHVLKDDNLDNGANASVNSEAVAEITEPASGETPVADGGDQAQQQTVVIFPDDDVDSAK, encoded by the coding sequence ATGGTGTTAAGTCCTGATGACATTCATAACAAAGAGTTTTCCACGAAACTCCGTGGTTACAATATTGACGAGGTAAATGATTTTCTGGAACAAATTATTAAGGATTATCAAATTACCTTGAAGCAAAATAAGGACCTCCAGGAACGTTTAGACGCTAGTGAAGGTAAGCTCAAATACTTCAACGAACTGAAGGATTCCTTGAATCAGTCGATCTTGGTTGCCCAAGAAGCTGCCGACAAAGTTAAGACTAATTCGAAGAAGGAAGCAGACATCATTACCCGTGAAGCTCAAAAGCAAGCTTCTGACATTGTCAGTGAAGCCACGGATAAGTCGAACCAGATGATCGATGAAGCCTCACAAAAGGCTAAACGGTTATCCGTTGAAACGGATGATTTGAAGAAACAAACGCGGGTCTTCCGCCAACGACTCCAAGTGATGCTTGAATCACAATTGGAAGTTGTTAAGAGCAAAGATTGGGATCAACTACTCAGCGAAACCGATACCTCGAGTTACTCAGAGATTCAACATGTCTTGAAAGATGATAACCTTGACAACGGCGCCAATGCGAGCGTAAACTCGGAAGCAGTTGCTGAAATCACTGAACCAGCTTCTGGTGAAACCCCAGTCGCTGACGGTGGTGACCAAGCACAACAACAAACGGTGGTTATTTTCCCTGATGATGATGTTGACTCCGCGAAGTAA
- the ileS gene encoding isoleucine--tRNA ligase, with protein MRVKETLNLGKTKFKMRGNLPVKELERENVWAENKVYEQRQKLNEGKPTFILHDGPPYANGDIHMGHALNKITKDFIVRYKSMNGFRAPYVPGWDTHGLPIEQKLQQAGYDRKKMSTNDFRELCREYALKQVDRQRDEFKRLGVAGEWDNPYLTLKPEFEAAQIRVFGAFAKRHLIYRGKKPVYWSWSSESALAEAEVEYHDVTSPSAFYGEKVIDGKGVLDDNTYMVVWTTTPWTIPASEGITIDAGFDYAVVQHSGDDRNYVIAAELVDENAKRFGWEDVKVVKTVKGADLDRVICEHPFDASRKLVTMLGDFVTLDSGTGLVHTAPGYGEDDYRIGMKYDLPVFAPVNNQGILTAEAGPDFEGVFYDDANKIALDKLKAAGLLLDYMPYEHSYPFDWRTKKPIIFRATPQWFASVGDMRDEILHAIDDVKFFPDWGQKRLHNMIRDRGDWVISRQRVWGVPLPIFYGEDGTAIMTEETINHVADLVGQYGSNVWFERDAKDLLPAGFTSEHSPNGTFTKENDIMDVWFDSGSSHQGVLAERPYLTYPADLYLEGSDQYRGWFNSSLITSVAVSGHAPYKQVLSQGFTLDNKGRKMSKSLGNTIAPAEVIKQMGAEIVRLWVSSVDTSSDVRVSMESFKQVADGYKKFRNTMRFMLANTTDYDPAENRVAFEDLATVDQYMAVRLNDFVAEVKDHYDHYDFLDIYKKLLNFLTVDLSNFYLDIAKDIMYIDAEDSHSRRSMQTVFYDVLVALTKLFTPMLPHTTEEIWPFLKEAGEFAQLTELPTVKTYANATELNTNWQKFMDLRSNVLKALEEARDAKLIGKSLEAHLDLYVDTETKTLLDSLHTDVRQMLMVSGLDLHDLAAAPSDAETFGDHAAIKVSHAAGEVCSRCRMTKTDVGSDEAYPMLCARCAEIVRTNYPESVTTGLEA; from the coding sequence ATGCGCGTTAAAGAAACGCTTAATCTCGGTAAAACCAAGTTTAAAATGCGTGGTAACTTACCAGTGAAAGAACTCGAACGTGAAAATGTTTGGGCGGAAAACAAAGTCTATGAACAACGTCAAAAATTAAATGAAGGTAAGCCAACCTTTATTTTGCATGATGGGCCACCATACGCTAATGGTGATATCCATATGGGTCATGCGTTGAATAAAATTACTAAGGACTTTATTGTCCGTTATAAATCAATGAATGGCTTTCGCGCACCTTACGTTCCCGGTTGGGATACTCATGGGTTGCCAATCGAACAAAAGTTACAACAAGCGGGCTATGATCGTAAAAAGATGAGTACTAACGACTTTCGGGAACTTTGTCGCGAATATGCGTTGAAACAAGTCGATCGTCAACGTGACGAATTCAAGCGGTTGGGTGTTGCCGGTGAATGGGATAATCCTTATTTGACGTTGAAGCCAGAATTCGAAGCCGCTCAAATCCGGGTCTTCGGGGCCTTTGCCAAACGCCATTTGATCTATCGTGGCAAGAAGCCCGTCTACTGGTCATGGTCTTCAGAATCTGCCTTGGCAGAAGCCGAAGTAGAATATCATGACGTGACGTCACCATCTGCCTTTTATGGTGAAAAAGTGATCGACGGTAAGGGTGTCTTAGATGACAACACTTATATGGTCGTTTGGACCACCACCCCTTGGACGATTCCAGCTTCTGAAGGGATCACAATCGATGCTGGTTTCGATTACGCGGTTGTGCAACATAGTGGTGACGACCGGAACTATGTCATTGCCGCAGAATTAGTTGATGAAAATGCCAAGCGCTTCGGTTGGGAAGACGTCAAAGTCGTTAAAACCGTTAAAGGTGCTGACTTAGATCGGGTCATTTGTGAACATCCATTTGATGCGAGTCGTAAATTAGTGACCATGCTTGGTGATTTCGTAACCTTGGACTCAGGGACTGGGCTAGTGCATACTGCGCCTGGTTATGGGGAAGATGATTACCGCATCGGGATGAAGTATGATTTGCCGGTCTTTGCACCAGTAAACAACCAAGGAATCTTAACTGCTGAAGCGGGGCCTGATTTTGAAGGGGTCTTCTATGATGATGCCAATAAGATTGCGTTAGATAAATTAAAGGCTGCCGGCTTGTTGCTTGATTACATGCCTTATGAACACAGTTATCCCTTTGACTGGCGGACGAAGAAGCCAATCATCTTCCGGGCAACGCCACAATGGTTTGCTTCAGTGGGTGATATGCGTGATGAAATTTTACACGCGATTGATGACGTCAAATTCTTCCCTGATTGGGGTCAAAAACGGCTGCACAATATGATTCGTGATCGTGGTGACTGGGTCATTTCACGGCAACGGGTCTGGGGTGTGCCACTACCAATTTTCTATGGTGAAGATGGCACGGCAATTATGACTGAAGAAACGATCAACCATGTCGCTGATTTAGTGGGTCAATATGGCTCAAATGTTTGGTTTGAACGTGATGCCAAAGACTTATTGCCAGCAGGCTTTACGAGTGAACATTCACCAAATGGCACTTTCACTAAAGAAAACGACATTATGGATGTTTGGTTCGATTCAGGCTCGTCACATCAAGGTGTCTTGGCAGAACGGCCTTATTTGACCTATCCAGCTGATCTATATTTGGAAGGCTCCGACCAATATCGTGGCTGGTTCAACTCTAGTTTGATCACGAGTGTGGCCGTTTCTGGTCATGCCCCATACAAACAAGTCTTGTCACAAGGCTTCACCTTGGACAACAAGGGCCGCAAGATGAGTAAGTCGCTCGGTAATACGATTGCGCCAGCAGAAGTCATCAAACAAATGGGTGCTGAAATCGTTCGTTTATGGGTCTCATCCGTTGATACGAGCTCTGACGTGCGGGTCTCCATGGAAAGCTTCAAACAAGTTGCCGATGGGTACAAGAAGTTCCGAAATACCATGCGGTTCATGTTAGCTAATACGACTGATTATGATCCAGCCGAGAATCGGGTCGCTTTTGAAGACTTGGCAACAGTTGATCAGTATATGGCAGTCCGCTTGAATGATTTCGTGGCGGAAGTCAAGGATCATTACGATCACTATGATTTCTTGGACATCTACAAGAAACTTTTAAACTTCTTAACGGTTGATTTATCTAATTTCTATTTGGATATTGCCAAAGATATCATGTATATCGATGCTGAAGACAGCCATTCACGGCGGTCGATGCAAACGGTCTTCTATGACGTCTTGGTCGCATTGACAAAACTCTTTACGCCAATGTTGCCACATACTACGGAAGAAATTTGGCCATTCTTGAAAGAAGCTGGCGAATTTGCCCAATTGACAGAATTGCCAACGGTGAAGACCTATGCCAATGCAACCGAATTGAACACTAATTGGCAAAAATTCATGGACTTACGGAGCAACGTTTTGAAGGCGTTGGAAGAAGCTCGTGACGCCAAATTGATTGGGAAATCTTTAGAAGCTCATTTGGACTTATACGTTGACACTGAAACTAAGACATTATTGGACAGTTTACACACCGATGTCCGTCAAATGTTGATGGTCTCAGGACTGGACTTACATGATTTAGCGGCGGCGCCAAGTGATGCCGAGACTTTTGGTGACCATGCAGCCATCAAAGTGAGCCATGCGGCTGGTGAAGTTTGTTCACGTTGTCGGATGACGAAGACTGATGTCGGTAGCGATGAAGCTTATCCAATGCTTTGTGCGCGTTGTGCCGAAATCGTTCGGACGAACTATCCTGAATCAGTGACAACTGGTTTGGAAGCTTAA
- a CDS encoding cysteine desulfurase family protein, with protein MKQVYLDNAATTPMAESVVTEMMTRMTNTFGNASSTHAFGRAAREVLDDSRHTIAASINAPDDDIIFTSGGTEGDNTAIMQTAYARQKLGKHIITTAVEHQAILKPLAFLEKQGFEVTYLPVDEHGDISLADFKAALRPDTILVSIMMGNNEVGSHMPIHEIGEILKDHQAWFHTDAVQAYGLLDIDVERDHIDMLSTSAHKINGPKFIGFLYKRNGINFPSLIKGGEQEDKRRAGTENVPAIAGFATAVKELTSEEKAHRQAKYHDFKAYIVAQLTANGVDFEVNGQLGENNLQHVLNLWIKGISTYTLQTNLDLGGVAVSGGSACTAGSLEPSHVLIAMFGEDSPRINESIRLSFGRYTTKEDLDQFVTVLTKTVNRLLKK; from the coding sequence ATGAAGCAAGTGTACCTAGATAATGCTGCGACCACGCCAATGGCTGAGTCTGTAGTAACTGAAATGATGACAAGAATGACGAACACGTTCGGTAATGCTTCCAGTACGCATGCCTTTGGTCGTGCCGCACGTGAAGTACTGGATGACAGTCGGCATACCATTGCAGCAAGTATCAATGCGCCCGATGATGATATCATTTTTACGAGTGGTGGAACGGAAGGCGACAATACCGCGATCATGCAGACGGCTTATGCGCGACAAAAGTTGGGCAAGCATATTATTACGACTGCGGTGGAACATCAAGCGATTTTGAAGCCATTGGCCTTTTTGGAAAAGCAAGGCTTTGAAGTGACTTATTTGCCGGTCGATGAGCATGGGGATATTAGTTTAGCCGATTTTAAAGCGGCTTTACGTCCCGATACTATTCTCGTTTCAATTATGATGGGAAACAATGAAGTGGGTTCCCACATGCCAATCCATGAGATCGGTGAAATCCTGAAGGATCATCAAGCTTGGTTCCATACGGATGCCGTGCAAGCCTATGGTCTTTTGGATATTGACGTTGAGCGCGACCATATTGACATGTTGTCAACTTCTGCGCACAAAATTAATGGTCCCAAATTCATCGGTTTTCTCTACAAACGGAATGGCATTAACTTTCCAAGCCTGATTAAGGGTGGCGAGCAAGAAGATAAACGCCGCGCGGGGACCGAAAATGTGCCAGCCATCGCTGGTTTTGCGACTGCCGTCAAAGAATTGACGTCTGAGGAAAAGGCACATCGTCAAGCCAAATATCATGATTTTAAGGCATATATTGTGGCACAGCTTACGGCGAATGGCGTGGACTTTGAAGTCAATGGGCAGCTAGGTGAAAATAATCTCCAACATGTGTTGAACTTGTGGATCAAGGGGATTTCAACCTATACTTTGCAGACTAATTTGGACTTGGGCGGTGTGGCTGTTTCTGGTGGCTCTGCTTGTACAGCGGGGAGTTTGGAACCGTCACACGTCTTGATTGCCATGTTTGGCGAAGACTCACCTCGAATCAACGAGTCCATTCGTTTGAGTTTTGGCCGTTACACAACTAAAGAAGATTTGGATCAATTCGTGACCGTTTTAACTAAAACAGTCAACCGACTATTAAAAAAATAA
- a CDS encoding DUF1831 domain-containing protein: protein MAFAASVKLEGDSQTYQISSGIKKYTLMDLGFTKGKSGAFMCSWSLDPNTPYNAAFRLKMTFSADLTGFKMATVTGNGMQRANIFKNEAHPEAVEQLRFILKNFIDREVLVTA, encoded by the coding sequence ATGGCTTTTGCAGCTAGTGTTAAACTTGAAGGCGATTCACAGACTTATCAAATTAGTTCGGGAATTAAGAAATACACGTTAATGGATTTGGGCTTCACCAAGGGAAAATCGGGCGCCTTTATGTGCTCTTGGTCGTTGGATCCTAATACGCCCTATAATGCGGCATTTAGACTCAAGATGACGTTCAGTGCGGACCTAACCGGTTTTAAAATGGCGACTGTCACGGGTAACGGGATGCAGCGGGCCAATATCTTCAAGAATGAGGCCCATCCCGAAGCGGTGGAACAATTACGGTTCATTTTAAAGAACTTTATTGACCGCGAAGTATTAGTAACCGCTTAA
- a CDS encoding TrkH family potassium uptake protein, with the protein MQRLKQFKFFDTLSKKMVAGFVILIVIGTALLSLPIATPVGTHSSFINVLFTAASATCITGLTVVNTATHWSTFGQVVILGLSEVGALGYMTFAVLLFNIMRRNIGLSTQLMVKESLNLENLSDTKSVMRYVVGLSLLFQLGGLGLLAVDFVPRFGWRHGLYVSLYHAVMSFCNAGFDVFGNSLMDFRSDSYVLIVTMILVIAGGLGFLVWRDLLLFHERKRLSLNSKLTLLTTISLFVLGFILLLITERDLKLLPTGTSWFNRTINTLFLSVTPRTAGLITMPTGKLQAGSLFIIMVLMFVGGTPGSTAGGIKTTTFGVLMFQSIAQLRGKQDVEFSHRRFSQANISRALLLVFLASIVISVATLILTQTEKIPHGFGLEYVVFEVLSAFGTVGLSLGLTPHLTVVGKLIIMLLMFIGRVGIFTSLYALSKRQAKVNLIRYPAENILIG; encoded by the coding sequence ATGCAGAGATTAAAGCAGTTTAAATTTTTTGATACATTATCTAAAAAGATGGTCGCCGGGTTTGTGATTTTAATTGTCATTGGCACGGCCTTATTAAGTTTACCGATTGCGACACCAGTCGGGACCCACAGTTCGTTTATCAACGTGTTATTCACCGCGGCGTCCGCAACTTGTATCACTGGACTGACGGTCGTCAATACCGCGACACACTGGTCGACATTTGGTCAAGTGGTCATTTTAGGCTTGTCAGAAGTTGGTGCGCTGGGTTACATGACGTTTGCGGTCTTATTGTTCAATATTATGCGCCGTAACATTGGGTTATCCACGCAATTGATGGTCAAAGAGTCATTAAATCTTGAAAATTTGAGTGATACGAAAAGTGTCATGCGCTATGTCGTTGGCCTATCGTTACTGTTTCAATTAGGTGGACTCGGTCTGTTGGCGGTTGATTTTGTGCCGCGTTTCGGCTGGCGTCATGGGCTATATGTGTCGCTTTACCATGCGGTGATGTCATTTTGTAACGCTGGTTTTGATGTCTTTGGCAATAGCTTAATGGATTTTCGTAGTGACTCTTATGTCTTGATCGTGACGATGATCCTAGTAATTGCTGGTGGGCTGGGGTTCTTGGTCTGGCGTGATCTCCTTCTTTTTCACGAGCGTAAACGGTTATCATTGAACTCAAAATTAACTTTATTGACAACTATTAGTCTGTTTGTGCTTGGTTTTATTTTATTATTGATTACTGAACGTGATTTAAAATTATTACCGACCGGGACTTCTTGGTTTAATCGCACCATTAATACGCTCTTTTTAAGTGTGACGCCACGAACCGCGGGCTTGATCACAATGCCGACAGGTAAACTGCAAGCCGGGAGTTTATTTATCATTATGGTGCTCATGTTTGTTGGTGGGACGCCTGGTTCAACGGCTGGTGGGATCAAAACCACGACGTTCGGCGTCCTGATGTTCCAAAGTATTGCCCAATTGCGCGGTAAGCAAGATGTTGAATTTAGTCATCGTCGTTTTAGCCAAGCCAATATTAGTCGCGCACTATTGCTGGTTTTCCTAGCAAGTATTGTGATTTCAGTGGCGACTTTAATTCTCACCCAAACGGAAAAAATTCCGCATGGTTTTGGTTTGGAATACGTGGTTTTCGAAGTCTTATCGGCGTTTGGGACGGTCGGGTTGAGTTTAGGACTAACCCCACATTTAACGGTCGTCGGGAAATTGATCATCATGTTACTGATGTTTATTGGACGAGTCGGGATTTTCACATCGCTATATGCCCTTTCAAAACGACAAGCGAAGGTCAATTTGATTCGCTACCCGGCTGAAAATATCTTGATTGGTTAA